A region of the bacterium genome:
CACCGTCGCACCGAGCATGAACTGGATGAGCACCATGCCGATAGCCAGGGCCGCAGGCTTGCGCAGCAGCTGCAGGTCGGGTCGACGAAGTATACGCACACCCTGCACAAGGATCAGTGTCGTGACGATGAGCGCCCCGACGCGATGCGCAAACTGAATGGCCACACCGAACGTCGTGAAGTCGGGGATGATACTGCCGTTATTCAACGGGAAGTCCGTGATTGCCATTCCGCTGTATGTGTGCCGGGTAATGGCACCGAGCAGAATCTGCACAAAGGTAAAGATGACGGTGAACAGCAGGAGTTTCTGCAGGGATGACGATACCGGGACCTGCGCGGGGGCTTCCCTGCTCATCCAGCGCGGCGATGTCGCTGCGGCAATGAGCATGGTCATGAGCATGAACGACTGTGCGAGCATGGCATGGCTGACGGAGACTGCAGTCGGGAGACGCATCAGGACGGTCATACCACCGAGTACGCCCTGTACGATCACGGCGAGCAGGGCACCGGCAGTCAGCCAGCGGAGCCAGCGCCTGTCGTCGCGCAGCCAGACCCAGATCGTCACGGCGATCATGAGCATGCCGATGACAGTTGCGATCAGGCGGTGTCCGTGTTCATAGACGATGCCTCCGGTCCATTTGCTCACCGGGAAGGTGAACATGTTTTCCCCGTACGTCGTGGGCCAGTCAGGCACAGATAGACCTGCCCCGGCACTGTGCACCAGTCCCCCCTTCGTGATCAGGAGAACCGTACCCACGGCCAGGACGATGGCAAGGCGATGCAGCCAGCGGCGTGATGAGGTCGTATGTTTGTAGCTTCCTTTCTTCATGATATCAGTCCTGCGTTACCGTTGCTTCCTGCTGCTGTTCGAGACGTTTCTGATGGTGACGGTGCTGTTCGGCGAGTTCCTCGGGCGACGTCGTCTGCGGGAGATAGTCCTGCACGGCTTCGGGACTGCTGTACTCATAGGGTCCGCGATACACCTGCAGTGGACGATCAAAGTTGCCATGCGGAGGAGGCGACGGCGCCTGCCACTCGAGCGTGTTCGCTCGCCAGGGATTACGCTTGGCCTTCTGACCGCGGAACCAGCTGTACCCGAAATTGATGACAAGCAGCAACTGGGCGAAGCCGAGTATCATCGCATTGATGGTGATGAATTCATTCATCGGCTGGAACGGCTTGAGGAAATCGTAGATGGTGGGATCGTAGATACGGCGCATCATGCCGCCGATACCCAGGATATGCATGGGGAAAAACGTACCGTTGAAGCTGACGAAGGTAATCCAGAAATGCCATTTTGCCAGGCGCTCATTATACATGCGCCCCGACATTTTCGGGAACCAGTAATGCAGTCCGGCGAAAATCGCGAAGAGACTGCCGCCGAACAAGACGTAATGAATATGTCCGACAATGAAATAGGTGTCGTGAATGAAAACATCCACCGGTGTCGACGCCATGAAAATCCCGCTGAGTCCGCCGATGACGAACATCGAGACGAAGGCAACCGCATTAAGCATGGGCGCCGTGAATTCCATCTTCCCGCGCCACATTGTTCCGAGCCAGTTGAAGGTTTTAATGGCGGAGGGTACCGCGATAACCATGGTGCTCACCATGAATGTCGTACCGAGCAGCGGATTCATACCCGACTGGAACATGTGATGTCCCCAGACGATGATGCCGAGGAAGGCAATGGCGACAATCGCAAACACCATGGCCTTGTACCCGTAGAGGGGCTTGCGTGAGAACGTGGACAGCACATCAGACACCACGCCCATGCCCGGCAGAATCATGATATAGACCGCGGGATGGGAATAGAACCAGAACAGATGCTGCCACAGCAGCGGCTGTCCACCACCCGCGGTACGCGTCATGTCGCGCGCCGGAACGATGAGATTCTCCGGAAGGAAAAAGCTGGTGTTCAGGAAGTTATCCATGAACAGCATGGACAGCGCAGACGCAAGTACCGGGGTACCGATGATGATAATGATGGCGGTAATAAACACGGCCCAGACGGTCATGGGCATGTCGAAGAGCTTCATTCCCGGTGCCCGCATATTGAGCACTGTCGTGATGTAATTGACGGCACCGAGGATTGAGGAAAAGCCGATGAAGAACAGTGCGACGATCCAGAGCGTCTGTCCGGTGGATGCGACGGCACTCAGGGGTGGATAGGACGTCCAGCCTGCTGCGGCCGACCCTCCTTCCACAAGGAACCCGGCCATCATGAGCATGCCCGCGAGCGGGAAGAGCCAGAACGACACCATGTTGAGGAAAGGAAACGCCATGTCATCGGCACCGATCATCAACGGGATGGCGAAGTTGCCGAAAGTTCCCACGAGCAGCGGGATGACAACGGCGAAAATCATGATCGAGCCGTGCATCGTCAGCAGCTGCGTGTACCATTCCGCCGTCACCGCCCCGGCATCATTGACCCAGGTCGATGGCAGAAACTGGCCGATCACGGGAATGGGCTGGCCGGGGTAGGCAAGCTGCCAGCGAATGAAGAGTGCGAAGGCGCCGCCGATGAAAAGAAAAATGATGGCCGTCACCATGAACTGCTTGGCGATCATCTTGTGATCGGTAGAGAATATGTAATGCCGGATGAAGGACTCGTGATGCCCGTGTGAGGCGGCGTGTCCGTGCTGTTCCGAACTGATAGCTGCTTCCATATCGCTTTGTACCGTTACTCGTTGGTCTCTGCAGGTGCCGTGTCAAGCGACGCGAGCACGTTAGTGTACTGTTCGTCAATCCATGTGTCGTATTCTTCCTGCGACGTGACGTCGAGAGTCGCACGCATCAGGTAGTGACCACTCCCGCACAGCTCGGCACAGGCAATCTCATATTCCCCTGTCTTGCGGCTGTTGAACCAGACATCCACCCACTGCCCGGGCACCGCATCCTGCTTGACGCGCATGTTCGGGAGAAAGAAGCTGTGAATCACATCCATCGACGAAAGGCGGACGAGCACGGTCTTGTTGACCGGGATCATCATGCTGTTGATCGTCGTGTAATCGTCTTTCCCGTTCGGGTCATCAGGATCAATGCCGAAAGGATTGGTGCTGCTGATGAATTTCTGGTCACGCCGTCCGAAGAGTCCGTCAGACCCGGGATAGCGGAAGTGCCACATGTACGTCTGTCCCATCACTTCAACGACGACATCCGCATTCGGCGTTTTGCTCGAATACTTGATGTCCTCCCATATCCCGTCGCTGTAAAACGCGAGAAAAAGAAACAGCACAAACGGCAATGCCGTCCAGGAAAACTCCAGGAGGTTGTTGCCGTGGTAATAGTGCGCTTTCTCACCCTTGCGCTTGCGGCGATAGCGAATGATGAAGGTGATGTATATCACATTGACGATCAAAAATATCGCAATTGAGATATAGTAAATGATGGAGAACAGGTGGTCGACACCTTCTCCAAAGATGGAGACATTTTCAGGAAGCCAATCAAGCATGGACGTTTAACCTCGATTGCATTCGGTGCTCGTGTGTCACAGGGAGGATTTGAGTTCTTCTTCTGACCAGGCGCCGGATTTCGATTTCGTCGCCTCGCGCTGCTCTTTCACGACTTCAGGGGTGATCTCAGGGGCGCTGTTGCCGAAATTCGAGCGCACGAATGTCAGCACATCCGCGATTTCCTGATCACTGAGATCGTTCTGCCAGGGCTGCATGACGCCGTTGTACTTCTTGCCTTCACGCTCAATGGGGCCGTGAAAACCGTGCAGTACAATCCGCACAGGTAACCGAGGGTCGCCGGTCGCGATCTGAGATCCGCTCAACGGCGGATACACTCCCGGGATGCCCTTTCCGTTCATCTGATGACAGACAGCACACTTCGCATTGAACACGCTGGCGCCCGGACCACCCGACTGCGCGATCGCGGAGACATCCTGTGCGGAGGACGATTCGTCTTCCCACTCCGGGGGAGTCTCATCATCCACGAAGGCATAGCAACCGTGGAGGAAAATCATCGCGCTGAATACAGCGAGAAAAAGCGTGT
Encoded here:
- a CDS encoding COX15/CtaA family protein, translating into MKKGSYKHTTSSRRWLHRLAIVLAVGTVLLITKGGLVHSAGAGLSVPDWPTTYGENMFTFPVSKWTGGIVYEHGHRLIATVIGMLMIAVTIWVWLRDDRRWLRWLTAGALLAVIVQGVLGGMTVLMRLPTAVSVSHAMLAQSFMLMTMLIAAATSPRWMSREAPAQVPVSSSLQKLLLFTVIFTFVQILLGAITRHTYSGMAITDFPLNNGSIIPDFTTFGVAIQFAHRVGALIVTTLILVQGVRILRRPDLQLLRKPAALAIGMVLIQFMLGATVIWTREAIVPNTLHVMGGALTFTFVFLTYARSRRYYRFASDAESSVALHPQGAGA
- a CDS encoding cbb3-type cytochrome c oxidase subunit I — protein: MEAAISSEQHGHAASHGHHESFIRHYIFSTDHKMIAKQFMVTAIIFLFIGGAFALFIRWQLAYPGQPIPVIGQFLPSTWVNDAGAVTAEWYTQLLTMHGSIMIFAVVIPLLVGTFGNFAIPLMIGADDMAFPFLNMVSFWLFPLAGMLMMAGFLVEGGSAAAGWTSYPPLSAVASTGQTLWIVALFFIGFSSILGAVNYITTVLNMRAPGMKLFDMPMTVWAVFITAIIIIIGTPVLASALSMLFMDNFLNTSFFLPENLIVPARDMTRTAGGGQPLLWQHLFWFYSHPAVYIMILPGMGVVSDVLSTFSRKPLYGYKAMVFAIVAIAFLGIIVWGHHMFQSGMNPLLGTTFMVSTMVIAVPSAIKTFNWLGTMWRGKMEFTAPMLNAVAFVSMFVIGGLSGIFMASTPVDVFIHDTYFIVGHIHYVLFGGSLFAIFAGLHYWFPKMSGRMYNERLAKWHFWITFVSFNGTFFPMHILGIGGMMRRIYDPTIYDFLKPFQPMNEFITINAMILGFAQLLLVINFGYSWFRGQKAKRNPWRANTLEWQAPSPPPHGNFDRPLQVYRGPYEYSSPEAVQDYLPQTTSPEELAEQHRHHQKRLEQQQEATVTQD
- the coxB gene encoding cytochrome c oxidase subunit II, producing the protein MLDWLPENVSIFGEGVDHLFSIIYYISIAIFLIVNVIYITFIIRYRRKRKGEKAHYYHGNNLLEFSWTALPFVLFLFLAFYSDGIWEDIKYSSKTPNADVVVEVMGQTYMWHFRYPGSDGLFGRRDQKFISSTNPFGIDPDDPNGKDDYTTINSMMIPVNKTVLVRLSSMDVIHSFFLPNMRVKQDAVPGQWVDVWFNSRKTGEYEIACAELCGSGHYLMRATLDVTSQEEYDTWIDEQYTNVLASLDTAPAETNE
- a CDS encoding cytochrome c, coding for MIFLHGCYAFVDDETPPEWEDESSSAQDVSAIAQSGGPGASVFNAKCAVCHQMNGKGIPGVYPPLSGSQIATGDPRLPVRIVLHGFHGPIEREGKKYNGVMQPWQNDLSDQEIADVLTFVRSNFGNSAPEITPEVVKEQREATKSKSGAWSEEELKSSL